One Candidatus Binatia bacterium genomic region harbors:
- a CDS encoding VWA domain-containing protein, whose product MIEFNWPWIFLLLPLPFLVRRFLSPAPLTRTGSLRVPFFDDLAETRTLSGRVRGANLVLLLAASLAWILLVTAAARPVHVGAPRSLPAAGRDLMLAIDLSGSMAREDFTMGGRRADRLTVVKHVAEDFLTRRKGDRVGLVLFGTRAYLQAPLTFDRKTVSEFLAEAEVGLPGQETAIGDALGTSILRLRERPEDSRVLILLTDGANNAGALDPREAAALAAAEGIRVHTIGVGADTGSRQGLFGRRIVNPSADLDEQLLQDIADATGGEYFRARNAEALAQVYREIDRIEPTDGDPRTTRPRKDLFAWPLGLTMVLSFGIAATRPGMFSSTGSAAETEDQTWT is encoded by the coding sequence ATGATCGAATTCAACTGGCCATGGATCTTCCTCTTGCTCCCCTTGCCATTTCTCGTGCGTCGTTTTCTTTCCCCCGCGCCGTTGACGCGGACGGGATCGCTTCGGGTGCCCTTCTTCGATGACCTTGCCGAAACGCGCACTCTTTCCGGCCGAGTGCGAGGGGCCAATTTGGTGCTTCTGCTCGCCGCCAGCCTGGCCTGGATTCTTCTGGTGACGGCGGCGGCAAGGCCTGTCCATGTGGGTGCGCCGCGGAGCCTCCCGGCTGCCGGTCGTGACCTCATGCTGGCCATCGATCTTTCCGGCAGCATGGCCCGCGAAGATTTCACCATGGGAGGACGTCGGGCGGACCGCTTGACCGTCGTCAAACATGTCGCGGAAGACTTTCTGACGCGGAGAAAAGGCGATCGGGTCGGGCTCGTCCTCTTCGGAACGCGCGCCTACCTGCAGGCGCCCCTTACGTTTGACCGTAAAACCGTCAGCGAATTTCTCGCCGAAGCGGAGGTCGGCTTGCCCGGCCAGGAAACCGCAATCGGAGATGCTTTGGGCACATCGATCCTGCGACTCAGAGAAAGACCGGAGGATAGTCGTGTGCTGATCCTCCTCACCGACGGCGCCAACAATGCCGGTGCCCTCGATCCACGGGAAGCGGCCGCTCTGGCTGCCGCCGAAGGGATTCGAGTTCATACGATCGGCGTAGGCGCCGACACCGGCTCCCGTCAGGGTCTCTTTGGCCGACGAATCGTCAACCCATCAGCGGACCTCGACGAGCAACTTCTGCAAGACATCGCGGATGCGACTGGCGGCGAATATTTTCGCGCGCGCAATGCCGAAGCTCTCGCTCAGGTCTACCGGGAGATTGATCGCATTGAACCGACCGACGGGGATCCCCGCACCACCCGCCCCCGCAAGGATCTTTTCGCCTGGCCGCTCGGACTGACCATGGTGCTGAGTTTCGGGATCGCCGCCACCCGGCCAGGCATGTTCTCATCGACAGGATCTGCTGCCGAGACGGAGGACCAGACATGGACCTGA
- a CDS encoding DUF58 domain-containing protein yields the protein MQKNDLTGVQATPAELSRFRNQPGSGTAKPSLRVRSRQAGPYESSFRGRGMEFDETRLYQAGDDIRAIDWRVTARTGQVHTKLFEEERERPVYFLIDQRSDMRFGTRGAFKSVQAARATASLAWAAKDAGDRVGGLILGVNGTREIRPARSAAQLHEFLRRVADATAEENLGGSLSLQDGLERLERIISSGALVFILSDFQDFGIGAEKALGRLSMRADLRCVLLHDPLESHLPDADGLKVSDGEKVLTVGGRDHSLREAWAERFAKRKDYLARVCRNRRIGIFLLGTNDAPRDLIARKRIFQHAAPTSGGRLRR from the coding sequence GTGCAAAAGAATGATCTCACCGGCGTTCAGGCAACTCCCGCGGAGTTGTCGCGATTTCGCAACCAGCCCGGCAGCGGCACTGCCAAACCGTCGCTACGGGTTCGGAGTCGCCAGGCAGGCCCCTACGAATCCAGTTTTCGCGGTCGCGGCATGGAATTCGACGAAACCCGTCTCTACCAGGCGGGCGACGATATCCGAGCCATCGACTGGCGCGTCACCGCCCGCACGGGTCAGGTCCACACCAAACTTTTTGAAGAAGAGCGCGAACGACCCGTATATTTCCTGATCGACCAGAGATCCGATATGCGTTTCGGCACACGAGGCGCATTCAAATCAGTACAGGCAGCCCGCGCCACCGCTTCTCTCGCCTGGGCAGCCAAGGACGCCGGCGACCGCGTCGGCGGTCTGATTCTCGGGGTCAACGGAACCCGCGAGATTCGCCCCGCCAGGAGCGCTGCCCAACTACACGAGTTCCTGCGTCGCGTCGCTGACGCGACTGCAGAAGAAAATCTTGGCGGCAGTTTGTCCCTGCAAGATGGTCTCGAGCGGCTCGAGCGAATCATCTCCTCTGGCGCACTCGTATTTATTCTCAGCGACTTTCAGGATTTCGGTATCGGCGCAGAGAAGGCATTGGGGCGGCTCTCCATGCGAGCCGATCTTCGCTGCGTCCTGCTTCACGATCCGCTGGAAAGTCATTTACCCGATGCCGACGGACTCAAGGTCAGTGATGGAGAAAAGGTTCTGACGGTCGGCGGTCGCGACCACAGCCTGCGCGAGGCCTGGGCCGAACGTTTCGCAAAACGGAAGGACTACCTCGCACGGGTCTGTCGTAACCGTCGGATCGGCATATTTCTTTTGGGCACCAACGATGCCCCGCGAGATCTCATCGCACGAAAAAGAATCTTTCAGCACGCAGCACCCACGAGTGGGGGAAGGCTGCGACGATGA
- a CDS encoding DUF4381 domain-containing protein: MNAPATDPLASLRDIHLPAPISSWIPAPGWWILALLAVAACLLVVYVRRQRQRSAQRMALRELDQLVADASGLQELATGFSELLRRAAILRFGASDVASLHGQAWEQFLRAHGENSPEPVFALLAEAPYAPQADPVASNDATREQLITATRRWIRRNL, from the coding sequence ATGAACGCGCCCGCGACAGACCCTCTCGCCAGCCTGCGCGACATCCACTTGCCGGCCCCGATCTCCTCCTGGATTCCGGCGCCCGGATGGTGGATTCTCGCCCTTCTAGCCGTCGCCGCCTGCCTGTTGGTCGTTTACGTTCGACGGCAACGGCAACGCAGCGCGCAGCGAATGGCCCTGCGCGAACTTGATCAGTTGGTAGCGGACGCTTCGGGACTGCAAGAGCTCGCCACCGGGTTTTCGGAACTCTTGCGACGAGCGGCCATCCTGCGCTTCGGCGCAAGCGATGTCGCGAGCCTGCACGGACAAGCCTGGGAACAATTCCTGCGAGCGCACGGCGAAAACTCGCCGGAACCTGTTTTCGCCCTGCTCGCAGAGGCTCCCTATGCACCGCAAGCAGACCCCGTCGCATCAAACGACGCAACTCGAGAGCAGCTGATTACCGCCACACGCAGGTGGATTCGGAGGAATCTATGA
- a CDS encoding VWA domain-containing protein codes for MDLIPESFHFLRPLWLGAILPAALLVGLAFRREKNGSSWRALVDAHLLKHLVIDGGHGRHRWPLYLAAITWLATAVALAGPTWDKISIPGEIGRNPTVIALDMSGSMDRTDLSPSRLARARYEIFDLLAANADQQNGLIVYAEEPFVAVPLTEDIQVIEEMVPLLATDLMPGASSRPDRAIAAAADLLAQTETGTGRIILLSDRGEAKPAELRAAERARDQGFRVSAIGFGEEDGGLRAIAAAGGGSFVQTRVDSQDIDTVLVDPVTYGFGEQDTQLTLEVWNDAGIWLVFVPLLFAPLAFRRGWLIALLLGISLAAPDRAEASLWDDLWASRDEQGAVAFEEERKAQAAELFDAADWRAASLYGAGDFEAAAEGYAALEGDENLYNRANALARQGDLETALATYEDVLASQPEHEDATFNRDLVKSILEEQQQEQEQESEGQEDGEPKDEEGSGQEGEPQEGSEGENADSQQNGESGEQPSEGSPAEGEDEPQDGSEDSVEEAAREEEDLGDEVDKALAEAEPEPAQQGSMREQQMARMNEEITEEAQAREQKLRQIPQDPAGLLRAKIRRRYAERRYATEGY; via the coding sequence ATGGACCTGATTCCGGAGAGCTTCCACTTCCTTCGCCCCCTCTGGCTTGGGGCGATTCTGCCCGCGGCCCTTTTGGTCGGGCTGGCCTTCCGCCGCGAAAAAAACGGCAGTTCCTGGCGAGCTTTGGTTGATGCGCACCTCCTCAAACATCTGGTCATCGATGGAGGGCATGGACGTCATCGGTGGCCCTTATATCTGGCCGCAATCACATGGCTGGCTACTGCCGTGGCGCTCGCCGGACCCACTTGGGACAAGATCTCGATCCCCGGAGAAATTGGTCGCAACCCCACAGTGATCGCACTTGATATGTCCGGCTCCATGGACCGGACCGACCTCAGCCCGTCTCGGCTGGCACGCGCTCGTTATGAGATCTTTGACCTTCTCGCCGCCAATGCAGACCAGCAAAACGGTCTCATCGTCTACGCCGAGGAGCCATTCGTCGCCGTTCCGCTCACCGAGGATATTCAAGTCATTGAAGAGATGGTGCCTCTATTGGCAACCGACCTGATGCCCGGAGCGAGCAGCCGTCCGGACCGGGCGATTGCTGCAGCCGCTGACCTTCTGGCCCAGACCGAGACCGGCACGGGCCGCATCATCCTGCTCTCGGATCGCGGCGAAGCAAAGCCGGCCGAATTGCGGGCCGCAGAACGGGCACGCGACCAGGGTTTTCGGGTTTCGGCGATCGGCTTTGGAGAAGAGGATGGTGGCTTACGCGCCATTGCCGCGGCCGGTGGCGGATCGTTCGTCCAAACACGGGTCGACAGCCAGGATATCGATACGGTCCTGGTCGACCCGGTGACCTACGGGTTTGGCGAACAGGACACGCAACTGACTCTCGAGGTCTGGAACGATGCAGGAATCTGGTTGGTTTTCGTACCCCTGCTTTTTGCCCCACTCGCCTTCCGACGCGGGTGGCTGATTGCTCTCCTGCTTGGAATCTCCCTCGCGGCACCTGACCGTGCCGAAGCATCGCTCTGGGACGACCTATGGGCGAGCCGAGACGAACAGGGGGCCGTCGCATTCGAGGAGGAGCGAAAAGCGCAAGCCGCCGAACTCTTTGACGCTGCTGATTGGCGAGCGGCATCTCTTTATGGCGCCGGCGATTTCGAGGCAGCCGCCGAGGGCTATGCGGCACTCGAAGGCGACGAGAACCTCTATAATCGTGCCAATGCTCTTGCGCGCCAGGGGGATTTGGAGACGGCTCTGGCCACCTACGAAGACGTTCTCGCCAGCCAACCCGAACACGAGGATGCAACATTTAATCGAGATCTTGTGAAGAGTATTCTCGAGGAGCAACAGCAGGAGCAGGAGCAGGAATCCGAAGGGCAGGAAGACGGAGAACCCAAGGATGAAGAAGGCTCCGGGCAGGAGGGCGAACCGCAGGAAGGTTCGGAAGGCGAGAATGCCGACTCGCAGCAGAACGGTGAAAGCGGTGAACAGCCCTCGGAGGGCTCCCCCGCCGAAGGCGAGGACGAACCACAGGATGGATCCGAGGATAGTGTCGAGGAAGCCGCCCGTGAAGAAGAGGACCTTGGCGACGAGGTCGACAAGGCACTCGCCGAAGCGGAACCCGAACCTGCCCAGCAAGGAAGCATGCGGGAACAACAGATGGCCCGCATGAACGAAGAGATCACCGAAGAAGCGCAGGCCCGTGAACAGAAACTACGCCAAATTCCGCAGGACCCGGCCGGCCTCCTTCGTGCCAAGATCAGACGCCGCTACGCAGAACGGCGCTATGCCACGGAGGGATACTAG